One Gemmatimonadota bacterium DNA window includes the following coding sequences:
- a CDS encoding phytanoyl-CoA dioxygenase family protein, which produces MKTLNTKEVEAFREQGYHIAQGVFDGDEIARLREGYDYILELAARTDLSDAILQGKGREVHIHLQTPRPMVGTKAVPYLRKVQWPSLIHPAFEEIRNSAKFPALLKPLIGMSLKQYINQINFKMPGGDIHFPWHQDIRPTPAFRDQVNNYVQTIIVVDEATIANGCLHVVPGSHRLGNLKVTRYAKGEVEDQVDISSAVPCEAMPGDVVMFTSYTVHGSVPNTTDKPRRSYINGFVRASACDVGKWAFLDGKPVPITSDRDYHEIRYGAAG; this is translated from the coding sequence ATGAAGACCCTGAACACAAAAGAAGTCGAAGCATTTAGAGAGCAGGGATACCACATTGCACAGGGCGTGTTTGATGGAGATGAGATTGCGCGTTTGCGTGAGGGGTATGACTATATTCTCGAACTGGCAGCGCGGACAGATCTTTCCGATGCAATTCTTCAGGGCAAAGGCCGCGAGGTGCATATTCACTTGCAGACGCCCAGACCGATGGTTGGCACAAAGGCTGTTCCGTATCTGCGAAAAGTCCAGTGGCCGTCTCTCATTCACCCCGCGTTTGAGGAGATTCGGAATAGTGCGAAGTTTCCCGCGCTGTTAAAGCCGTTGATCGGAATGTCGTTGAAGCAGTATATCAATCAGATTAATTTCAAGATGCCCGGGGGAGATATTCACTTTCCATGGCATCAGGATATTCGCCCCACGCCAGCGTTTCGCGATCAGGTGAATAATTATGTGCAGACCATTATTGTGGTGGATGAGGCAACGATTGCCAATGGCTGTTTACACGTTGTGCCCGGCAGTCACAGATTGGGAAATTTGAAGGTGACGCGGTATGCAAAAGGAGAAGTCGAAGATCAGGTGGATATATCATCGGCTGTGCCGTGTGAGGCAATGCCGGGTGATGTGGTGATGTTCACGTCTTATACGGTTCACGGTTCGGTACCAAATACGACGGATAAGCCGCGGCGTTCGTATATCAATGGATTTGTCCGCGCTTCGGCGTGTGATGTGGGAAAGTGGGCATTTCTGGACGGGAAACCCGTTCCGATTACGAGTGACCGCGATTATCACGAGATTCGCTATGGGGCTGCCGGTTAA
- a CDS encoding sugar phosphate isomerase/epimerase, translated as MELIINSKFFAQYSVPELGEKAIELGYDGIDLCVRPGHPIHADNVIEVLPKAAEVWRSQDLICPMVTAPVTLVDPDSPEIENYYTACAEAEIPRLKIGFWKYQPGDDYWQVVDAARRDLAKIVVLSEKYGVQTCYQIHSGPCLGSNCAGLMHLIKGFAPQYMGAYPDFGHLALDGEDWAMGLAMIRDYISVVGIKDAYYLPQPEGQIPRYRPCFTKAGEGCVDWHRCLGLLHEMGFDGPLSVHTEYKFDETIIRQVGYAQTTPPNLEAWAKEDAAYLRRVLEEVK; from the coding sequence ATGGAACTCATTATCAACTCCAAATTTTTTGCCCAGTATTCTGTGCCTGAACTGGGCGAAAAAGCGATAGAACTGGGCTATGACGGCATTGACCTGTGCGTGCGTCCGGGCCATCCCATTCACGCAGACAATGTAATTGAAGTGTTGCCCAAAGCAGCCGAAGTCTGGCGCAGTCAGGACCTGATCTGCCCTATGGTCACCGCGCCCGTGACACTCGTAGATCCAGACTCACCAGAAATAGAAAATTACTATACCGCCTGCGCCGAAGCCGAAATACCCCGTCTCAAAATCGGATTCTGGAAATATCAGCCCGGCGATGATTACTGGCAAGTTGTAGATGCAGCGCGAAGAGACCTGGCAAAAATTGTGGTCCTGAGTGAAAAATACGGCGTACAGACCTGCTATCAGATTCACAGCGGGCCTTGTCTGGGAAGCAACTGCGCAGGATTGATGCACCTCATTAAAGGTTTTGCCCCGCAATACATGGGCGCATACCCCGATTTCGGACATCTGGCACTGGATGGAGAAGACTGGGCAATGGGATTGGCGATGATTCGGGATTATATCTCAGTCGTGGGCATTAAAGATGCGTATTATCTACCGCAACCGGAAGGTCAAATACCGCGCTATCGTCCCTGCTTCACAAAAGCTGGCGAAGGATGCGTAGATTGGCATCGCTGCCTGGGGTTATTGCACGAAATGGGATTTGACGGACCCTTATCCGTCCACACCGAATACAAATTCGATGAAACCATAATCCGCCAAGTAGGTTACGCGCAAACAACGCCTCCAAATTTGGAAGCATGGGCAAAAGAAGATGCGGCTTATCTGCGGCGGGTTTTAGAAGAAGTTAAATAA
- a CDS encoding 8-oxo-dGTP diphosphatase, which translates to MINATLCYVKNENKTLMLHRVKKENDIHEGKWNGLGGKMEAGETPEECVIREVREESGLQIQNPSLRGVLTFPKFDGINDWLAFVFTAERFTGELIDSSEGVLKWIDDSELLDLNLWEGDKIFLKWLHQDAFFSGKFTYENKRLIDHDVVFHTFI; encoded by the coding sequence ATGATCAATGCGACCTTATGCTATGTCAAAAATGAGAATAAGACGCTGATGCTGCACCGAGTGAAAAAGGAAAATGACATACACGAGGGCAAATGGAATGGCCTGGGTGGCAAGATGGAAGCGGGCGAGACGCCTGAGGAATGCGTGATTCGAGAGGTGCGCGAAGAGAGTGGTCTGCAGATTCAAAATCCCTCTTTACGAGGTGTGCTCACGTTTCCAAAATTTGATGGGATTAATGACTGGTTGGCTTTTGTGTTTACTGCGGAGAGGTTCACGGGTGAGTTGATCGACTCGAGTGAAGGTGTCCTGAAATGGATTGACGACTCAGAACTGCTCGATCTCAACCTTTGGGAAGGCGATAAAATTTTTCTGAAGTGGTTACACCAGGATGCGTTTTTTTCGGGTAAATTTACGTATGAAAACAAGCGGTTGATCGATCACGATGTTGTGTTTCACACATTTATTTAA